The following coding sequences lie in one Cannabis sativa cultivar Pink pepper isolate KNU-18-1 chromosome 5, ASM2916894v1, whole genome shotgun sequence genomic window:
- the LOC133029095 gene encoding uncharacterized protein LOC133029095: protein MNRFNPIPLVLLISTFLFCLASVPTVRSDPQFSSAIRLPSDATHQDPCGQSLEKPSSCPVTCFRTDPVCGVDGVTYWCGCAEARCNGVKVAKLGFCEVGNGGSAPLSAQALLLVHIVWLIVLGFSVLFGLF, encoded by the coding sequence ATGAATCGATTCAATCCGATTCCTCTCGTCCTCCTCATCTCCACCTTCCTCTTCTGCCTCGCCTCCGTCCCCACCGTCCGATCCGACCCCCAATTCTCCTCCGCCATCCGATTACCTTCCGACGCTACCCATCAAGATCCATGCGGCCAATCACTGGAGAAACCCTCTTCCTGCCCCGTCACCTGCTTTCGAACCGACCCCGTTTGTGGGGTCGACGGTGTTACGTATTGGTGTGGATGCGCCGAAGCACGATGTAACGGTGTGAAAGTTGCCAAATTAGGGTTTTGTGAGGTCGGTAATGGAGGTTCTGCTCCTCTCTCAGCTCAGGCTCTGCTTTTGGTACACATAGTTTGGCTCATTGTTCTTGGATTCTCAGTCTTGTTCGGTCTTTTCtaa
- the LOC133028922 gene encoding uncharacterized protein LOC133028922 isoform X2, with the protein MYIHCQCHWCLVFGTSKMIKWPRRQHIIVLNDKFDSHNKLTVITNFYPYSLQKFFLSIQRLTQNKSHHKCQVEHQQNLLIITTILPYITPFTITIFLCLNSHICNKRIKKGKKQQPPFSPFLFTSEDSLICPTFFISSIMGGCASVQKESDIAQRESLPSESPAKLEQAQTEEKTVDEGENKSETPNKDEEKEEKKDEESENSTETKGANKVEGDVSNAEVDVKVEATNDKVDATNAVETPKDNDVKVEAVEEPKEEAPKDEKVEADNIEKNNVAVAAPSSEDKANAPIVTL; encoded by the exons atgtatatacattgtCAATGTCATTGGTGTCTAGTTTTTGGTACTTCGAAGATGATCAAATGGCCAAGAAGACAACATATCATTGTTTTAAACGACAAATTTGATTCCCATAATAAGCTAACTGTCATAACTAATTTTTACCCTTATTCCCTCCAAAAATTCTTCTTGTCCATACAAAGATTGACCCAAAATAAATCACACCACAAATGCCAGGTTGAACACCAACAAAATCTCCTAATTATTACAACTATCTTACCCTATATTACTCCCTTCACCATCACTATTTTTCTTTGCCTCAATTCACATATTTGCAACAAGAGAATAAAAAAAGGGAAGAAACAACAACCTCCTTTCTCCCCCTTCCTCTTCACCTCCGAAGACTCGCTCATTTGTCCCACATTTTTTATTTCGTCAATAATGGGAGGATGTGCGAGCGTGCAAAAGGAGTCTGACATCGCCCAGCGCGAGTCTCTCCCAAGCGAGTCTCCAGCTAAGCTGGAACAGGCTCAAACTGAG GAGAAGACTGTTGATGAAGGTGAGAATAAGAGCGAAACTCCTAACAAGGATGAGGAGAAGGAGGAGAAGAAGGACGAGGAGAGTGAGAACTCAACCGAAACTAAGGGTGCCAATAAGGTAGAAGGTGATGTGTCCAATGCCGAAGTTGATGTGAAAGTTGAGGCTACAAATGATAAAGTCGACGCCACTAATGCTGTTGAGACACCTAAGGACAACGATGTTAAGGTTGAGGCTGTTGAGGAGCCCAAGGAGGAGGCGCCAAAGGACGAGAAAGTTGAGGCGGACAATATTGAGAAGAATAATGTTGCGGTGGCGGCTCCATCCTCAGAGGACAAAGCTAATGCACCTATTGTGACTTTGTAA
- the LOC133028922 gene encoding uncharacterized protein LOC133028922 isoform X1 has product MGGCASVQKESDIAQRESLPSESPAKLEQAQTEVDTEAETETVAQEKTVDEGENKSETPNKDEEKEEKKDEESENSTETKGANKVEGDVSNAEVDVKVEATNDKVDATNAVETPKDNDVKVEAVEEPKEEAPKDEKVEADNIEKNNVAVAAPSSEDKANAPIVTL; this is encoded by the exons ATGGGAGGATGTGCGAGCGTGCAAAAGGAGTCTGACATCGCCCAGCGCGAGTCTCTCCCAAGCGAGTCTCCAGCTAAGCTGGAACAGGCTCAAACTGAGGTTGATACTGAGGCTGAGACTGAGACTGTTGCTCAA GAGAAGACTGTTGATGAAGGTGAGAATAAGAGCGAAACTCCTAACAAGGATGAGGAGAAGGAGGAGAAGAAGGACGAGGAGAGTGAGAACTCAACCGAAACTAAGGGTGCCAATAAGGTAGAAGGTGATGTGTCCAATGCCGAAGTTGATGTGAAAGTTGAGGCTACAAATGATAAAGTCGACGCCACTAATGCTGTTGAGACACCTAAGGACAACGATGTTAAGGTTGAGGCTGTTGAGGAGCCCAAGGAGGAGGCGCCAAAGGACGAGAAAGTTGAGGCGGACAATATTGAGAAGAATAATGTTGCGGTGGCGGCTCCATCCTCAGAGGACAAAGCTAATGCACCTATTGTGACTTTGTAA
- the LOC115717175 gene encoding uncharacterized protein LOC115717175 gives MLSSAPFAHPISISISISFAPTIPNPVTIGVRLKHEALQLTHSLSSSTNQSVLTQEENNSGVYYDSLRVLEWDKLCDCVASFARTSLGREATKAKLWSLNQNYHESLRLLDETNAAVEMLKHGGCSLDFTGVDVLLVQSAIQRARRSSLVEGNEAMAVVSLLQYADALQHNLKLALKEDADWYRRFMPLTEVIMEFVINRSLVKLIQQIIDEDGSVKDSASPNLKRSRDQVRTLERRVYQLVDSLIRNERNDSSLMEVCNIEGRWCIKSSSDRMTSFKGLLLTSNSGVGSIVEPLPAVSLNDELQQARASVAKAEADALSMLATKMQNDLDDIELLLNSIIKLDVVNARATYGMSYGGSCPDLSPPRDGGSESKDSNNLSTYKRDWILYMPKAYHPLLLHKHKQNLRKARRESKKASEIAALEQARPVPVDFFIAQKTRVLVITGPNTGGKTICLKTIGLAVLMAKSGLHVLSSESVRIPWFDSVFADIGDEQSLTQSLSTFSGHLKQISEIQSQATSHSLVLLDEVGAGTNPLEGAALGMSLLESFAETGVLLTIATTHHGELKTLKYSNDAFENACMEFDEVNLKPTYKILWGVPGRSNAINIAERLGLSSIVVEKARELYGAASAEIDEIILDMEKLKQEYQELLDETQHHLMLSRDLYEKLLVARRKIMKHSAEQRFRKMRVISEAASKARSIIHKNVRQQRASATRAPLNIQKNTTDKESNHKKAINSGNTSSAANMKSSSAAVDVKQSPPIGKSKPPKVGDMVHILSLRKKGTVLKVDSFKEELLVQAGNLKLKLKLIDVET, from the exons atgctCTCTTCAGCCCCATTTGCCCATCCTATCTCCATATCCATATCCATATCCTTTGCTCCCACAATTCCTAACCCTGTAACAATTGGAGTAAGATTAAAGCACGAAGCTTTACAACTCACTCACTCCTTATCTTCATCCACAAACCAATCTGTTCTTACCCAAGAAGAAAACAATTCTGGGGTTTACTATGATAGTCTCAGAGTTTTGGAATGGGACAAGCTTTGCGATTGTGTTGCCTCTTTTGCTCGTACTTCCTTGGGTCGTGAAGCCACCAAGGCAAAGCTTTGGTCTTTGAATCAAAATTACCATGAAAGTTTGAGGCttttggatgaaacaaatgcAGCCGTTGAAATGCTTAAGCATGGTGGTTGTTCTTTGGATTTCACCGGCGTTGATGTTCTTCTG GTTCAATCTGCTATCCAACGTGCTCGAAGGAGCTCACTAGTGGAAGGCAATGAAGCAATGGCTGTCGTCTCTCTCTTACAATATGCCGATGCTCTACAACATAACTTGAAACTAGCTCTGAAGGAAGATGCAGATTGGTATAGGCGTTTCATGCCTTTGACAGAAGTA ATAATGGAATTTGTCATAAATCGGTCATTAGTTAAGTTGATACAGCAAATTATAGATGAAGATGGCTCTGTGAAAGACTCTGCG AGCCCCAACCTAAAGCGATCACGAGATCAAGTTCGGACACTAGAAAGAAGG GTATATCAGTTAGTGGACAGCCTAATCAGAAATGAAAGGAATGATTCGTCTTTAATG GAAGTGTGTAACATTGAAGGAAGGTGGTGCATAAAATCAAGCTCTGACCGTATGACAAGTTTCAAGGGTCTATTGTTGACGAG TAATTCAGGCGTTGGAAGTATTGTAGAGCCACTCCCTGCTGTGTCTTTAAATGATGAGTTGCAACAAGCGAGGGCGTCAGTGGCAAAAGCCGAGGCAGATGCACTTTCAATGCTCGCAACAAAG ATGCAAAACGATCTAGATGATATCGAGTTGCTCTTGAATAGCATCATTAAACTAGATGTG GTCAATGCTCGGGCAACCTATGGTATGTCATATGGTGGTTCATGCCCCGATCTGTCTCCACCAAGAGATGGTGGTTCAGAAAGCAAAGATTCAAACAATTTATCGACCTATAAGAGGGACTGGATCTTGTATATGCCGAAAGCTTACCATCCATTACTACTCCATAAACACAAGCAAAATCTAAGGAAGGCGAGGAGAGAGTCCAAGAAAGCTTCTGAG ATTGCTGCACTTGAGCAAGCTCGGCCAGTTCCAGTCGATTTTTTTATAGCACAGAAAACTCGAGTTTTGGTTATAACTGGTCCTAATACTGGGGGTAAAACTATTTGCTTAAAGACAATTGGATTGGCTGTTCTGATGGCAAAATCAG GACTTCATGTTTTATCTTCTGAATCTGTACGAATCCCTTGGTTCGATTCTGTTTTTGCTGACATTGGTGACGAACAGTCCTTGACTCAATCATTATCCACCTTCTCAGGCCATTTGAAACAAATAAGT GAGATTCAATCACAGGCTACTAGTCATTCATTAGTGCTATTAGATGAG GTTGGTGCTGGAACAAATCCCCTAGAAGGAGCAGCTTTAGGAATGTCACTGCTAGAATCTTTTGCTGAAACCGGTGTTCTGTTAACTATAGCTACGACTCATCACGGGGAACTTAAAACCTTGAAATACAG TAATGATGCCTTTGAAAACGCATGTATGGAGTTTGATGAAGTGAACCTTAAGCCAACTTACAAGATTCTTTGGGGAGTACCAG GGCGTTCAAATGCAATCAATATAGCCGAAAGGTTAGGACTATCAAGTATTGTAGTAGAAAAGGCCCGTGAACTGTATGGTGCCGCGAGTGCAGAGATTGATGAG ATTATACTCGATATGGAAAAGTTAAAGCAAGAATATCAAGAGCTTTTAGATGAAACACAGCATCATCTGAT GCTCTCACGGGATCTTTACGAAAAGCTTTTAGTAGCGAGAAGGAAGATCATGAAACACAGCGCAGAGCAAAGGTTCAGAAAAATGCGTGTAATATCCGAGGCTGCCTCCAAGGCACGCTCTATCATTCACAAGAATGTTCGCCAGCAGCGTGCATCTGCAACTCGAGCCCCCTTAAACATACAGAAAAATACAACAGATAAAGAAAGCAACCATAAGAAGGCTATTAACTCGGGAAACACTTCTTCTGCAGCGAATATGAAATCGTCTTCTGCTGCTGTAGATGTCAAGCAATCACCACCAATAG GAAAATCTAAGCCTCCTAAGGTTGGTGACATGGTACATATCCTTTCCTTGAGAAAGAAAGGGACAGTTCTAAAAGTGGATTCTTTTAAGGAAGAGCTTTTAGTTCAAGCTGGTAATTTGAAGTTGAAATTGAAATTGATAGATGTTGAAACATGA
- the LOC115716519 gene encoding uncharacterized protein LOC115716519, whose product MEKRVIDYMLVPLGILGMVVYHGWLLYRVIYHPTKTVIGVNAIHRRYWVRAMMEDVSKNGVLAVQTLRNNIMASTLLASTAIMLSSLIAVLMTNGGRNKTDLFVFGDRSEASFSLKYFCILACFLVAFLFNVQSIRYFSHASILINVPYKKISRDHQQHQHLTVDFVAKNVNRGSFFWSLGLRAFYFSFPLFLWIFGPLPMFISSFVLIFMLYFLDVTFECGWVVDVSNNDIITYYSKDEELGRPN is encoded by the exons atggaGAAAAGGGTTATTGATTATATGTTAGTGCCATTAGGAATTTTGGGTATGGTGGTTTACCATGGTTGGCTTCTCTATCGAGTTATTTACCATCCAACTAAGACTGTCATCGGTGTCAATGCCATTCATCGCCGGTATTGGGTCCGCGCCATGATGGAG gatgtgtcAAAGAACGGAGTTCTTGCTGTTCAAACGTTGAGAAATAACATAATGGCGTCGACCCTCTTGGCATCGACGGCCATTATGTTGAGTTCTCTCATTGCTGTGTTAATGACCAATGGTGGTAGAAACAAAActgatttgtttgtttttggtgaTAGAAGTGAGGCCAGCTTTTCTCTCAAGTACTTTTGCATTTTGGCTTGCTTCTTGGTTGCCTTCTTATTCAATGTCCAATCTATAAG GTACTTCAGCCATGCAAGCATCCTAATAAATGTACCATACAAGAAAATATCAAGAGATCATCAACAACACCAACATTTGAcagttgattttgtagcaaagaATGTGAATAGAGGAAGCTTTTTTTGGTCACTAGGGTTAAGAGCTTTCTACTTCTCTTTCCCTCTATTCTTATGGATATTTGGTCCTCTTCCCATGTTTATCTCATCTTTTGTTTTGATTTTCATGCTCTATTTCTTGGATGTTACCTTTGAATGTGGGTGGGTTGTTGATGTTTCCAACAATGACATTATTACTTATTACTCCAAAGATGAAGAACTTGGGAGACCAAATTAA
- the LOC115716521 gene encoding uncharacterized protein LOC115716521, giving the protein MEKRVIDYLLIPLGLLAMVLYHCWLLHRVRHHPTKTVIGVNAMYRRFWVRNMMENVTKYGMVSVETLRNNMMASTLLATVAIMLCSVIAILMTTGTGESTHELFVMGNKSEASLSVKYFCIMTSFLLAFLFNIQSIRYLNQASILINVPYKKKSRDDQHQQVTVDFVDKNVHYGSFFWILGLRTFYFSFTLFLWIFGPLPMFVSCLVLIFMLYFLDVSFENKVIDVSNKEITI; this is encoded by the exons atggaGAAAAGGGTTATTGATTATTTGTTAATACCATTGGGACTCTTGGCTATGGTTCTTTACCATTGTTGGCTTCTCCACCGAGTTAGACACCATCCAACCAAGACCGTCATCGGTGTCAATGCTATGTACCGCCGTTTTTGGGTCCGAAATATGATGGAG AATGTAACGAAATATGGAATGGTTTCGGTTGAGACATTGAGAAACAACATGATGGCGTCGACACTTTTGGCGACGGTTGCCATCATGTTGTGTTCGGTCATCGCGATTTTGATGACTACCGGTACTGGTGAAAGTACACATGAGTTGTTTGTTATGGGAAATAAAAGTGAGGCCAGCTTATCTGTTAAGTACTTTTGTATAATGACTTCCTTCTTACTTGCCTTCTTATTCAACATCCAATCTATAAG gTACTTAAACCAAGCAAGCATTCTAATAAATGTGCCATACAAAAAGAAATCAAGAGATGATCAACACCAACAAGTGACAGTTGATTTTGTAGATAAGAATGTTCACTATGGAAGCTTTTTTTGGATTCTAGGGCTTCGTACTTTCTACTTCTCTTTCACTCTCTTCTTATGGATATTTGGTCCTCTTCCCATGTTTGTTTCTTGCTTGGTTTTGATTTTCATGCTCTATTTCTTGGATGTTTCCTTTGAGAACAAGGTTATTGATGTTTCTAACAAGGAaattactatataa
- the LOC133038531 gene encoding uncharacterized protein LOC133038531, translated as MEKKTIDYMLVPLGLFAMVTYHAWLLYRVIYHPTKTIIGVNAIHRHSWTRAMMENLHNNGVVSVQSMRNNILSSTLMATVAITLSSLIAVLMTNYDGKAKIELFVFGNKSEASLSVKYFCIMASFLVAFLFNLQSTSYYSNATTLINMPYKRLSEDDEHEQLLVDFVANNVIMGGYFFSLGLRAFYIAFALFLWIFGPLPMFIYSFVLVFMLYFLDISFHCEGIVDVSDEDISVRRPII; from the exons ATGGAGAAAAAGACTATTGATTACATGTTAGTTCCATTAGGGCTTTTTGCTATGGTGACTTACCATGCTTGGCTTCTCTATCGAGTTATATACCACCCTACCAAGACGATTATCGGTGTCAACGCCATCCATCGCCATTCTTGGACTCGTGCTATGATGGAG AATTTACACAATAATGGAGTTGTGTCTGTTCAGTCGATGAGAAACAATATATTGTCGTCGACTCTTATGGCTACGGTGGCCATAACGCTCAGTTCTCTAATCGCTGTGCTGATGACTAATTACGATGGAAAAGCTAAAATTgaattgtttgtttttggaaataAAAGTGAAGCTAGTTTATCTGTCAAGTATTTTTGCATAATGGCTTCCTTCTTAGTTGCTTTCTTATTCAACTTGCAATCAACAAG TTATTATAGCAATGCGACCACTCTAATTAACATGCCGTACAAGAGATTATCGGAAGATGATGAACACGAACAACTACTAGTTGATTTCGTAGCGAACAACGTGATCATGGGAGGCTATTTCTTTTCATTAGGGTTACGAGCTTTCTACATCGCGTTCGCTCTATTCTTATGGATATTCGGTCCTCTTCCCATGTTTATTTACAGCTTTGTTTTGGTTTTCATGCTCTATTTCTTGGATATTAGCTTTCATTGTGAGGGGATTGTTGATGTTTCTGATGAAGACATTAGTGTTAGGAGACCAataatctaa
- the LOC115720284 gene encoding uncharacterized protein LOC115720284, translated as MAVTRSSPSPAKVTKPTKQSQKTRPKSKMGKKNLKENPPSPTSPSVKRKTIAGPSKNTRGKRPRTVVENSDSDFELDSEFLKSPVSVKGKDKSPVKVLPSSGVSEEIPVNRIVEDWECKYTRSQFYHSRVVTSGYYSVLGDIKRILTESQLEIFSKSVFGYFLRIPEYIIHYQLLHCLLLREVQQPNGLEFWVCVQGKYLRFSIEEFALVTGLDCHVDSDFYQFKQDDNELVKSCFKGYKKITKGAIQTAFIADNLKDNDDLAVKLAVLYFVQCYLLGGPPGKVVSSEEIDVVDSGRYNEFGWGKHCFDITMHSLKGKIDSGYKRVVRSDEDGGYYRLLGFPLAIQFWFFECCPYVIGKLSLYSNVGIPRILNWPKLPKDKEGMVKMDVMNTLIFDRSLKELKLRNLTPTSVERLSLSLTDFFSGETTPEAVKFKIKGGSKPAGQPGLMGSSSSTAHENVSRVEFEEFKKCLSVVVSQQGILMKSRSLR; from the exons ATGGCCGTTACTCGTTCATCACCATCTCCGGCCAAAGTTACAAAACCCACAAAACAATCGCAGAAAACCAGACCCAAATCAAAAATGggtaaaaaaaatctgaaagaGAACCCTCCTAGCCCCACTTCCCCTTCTGTTAAAAGAAAAACCATTGCTGGACCTTCGAAGAACACTCGAGGAAAAAGACCTCGAACTGTTGTTGAAAATTCAGACTCAGATTTTGAGTTGGATTCTGAATTTCTTAAGTCGCCTGTTTCTGTTAag ggcaAGGATAAATCCCCTGTGAAGGTGTTGCCATCATCAGGTGTTTCTGAAGAAATTCCTGTTAATAGGATTGTTGAG GATTGGGAATGCAAGTACACTCGATCTCAATTTTATCATTCTAGAGTAGTAACATCTGGGTATTACTCTGTACTTGGTgacattaagagaattttaactgAAAGCCaattggaaattttttcaaaatctgtGTTTGGTTATTTTCTTCGAATTCCTGAGTACATAATTCATTACCAATTGCTTCATTGTTTGCTGTTGAGGGAGGTTCAGCAGCCTAATGGGTTGGagttttgggtttgtgtccaagggAAATACCTTAGGTTTAGTATCGAAGAGTTTGCGTTGGTCACGGGGTTAGATTGTCATGTTGATTCTGATTTTTATCAGTTTAAGCAAGATGATAATGAATTGGTCAAATCTTGTTTTAAGGGgtacaaaaaaattaccaagggtGCTATTCAGACTGCTTTTATTGCTGACAATCTTAAGGATAACGACGATCTTGCAGTCAAGTTGGCTGTATTGTATTTTGTGCAGTGTTATTTGTTAGGTGGTCCCCCGGGTAAAGTTGTTTCGTCTGAGGAAATAGATGTTGTGGATAGTGGTCGATATAATGAATTTGGGTGGGGCAAGCATTGTTTTGATATCACTATGCATTCTTTGAAGGGTAAGATAGATTCTGGTTATAAGAGGGTAGTTCGTAGTGACGAGGATGGTGGGTATTACAGGTTATTGGGTTTTCCTTTGGCTATTCAATTCTGGTTTTTCGAGTGTTGCCCGTATGTTATTGGGAAACTATCCTTGTACTCAAATGTTGGCATTCCAAGGATTTTGAATTGGCCTAAATTACCCAAGGACAAGGAGGGTATGGTGAAAATGGATGTCATGAACACCCTCATTTTCGATCGGTCTTTGAAAGAG TTAAAATTAAGAAACCTCACTCCAACTTCCGTTGAGAGATTGAGTTTGAGCCTCACTGATTTTTTCTCTGGTGAGACTACTCCCGAGGCtgtgaaattcaaaattaaaggtGGTTCCAAGCCTGCTGGTCAACCTGGCTTGATGGGTTCTTCTTCATCAACTGCTCATGAGAATGTCTCCCGAGTTGAGTTTGAGGAATTTAAAAAGTGTTTATCTGTTGTTGTCAGCCAGCAAGGGATTCTTATGAAATCTCGTTCTTTGAGATGA